One genomic region from uncultured Treponema sp. encodes:
- a CDS encoding phospho-sugar mutase, with amino-acid sequence MEEKEILERAAKYIAEEKDDSFRKEVEDLVAKKDMAELEDRFYQSLEFGTGGLRGVMGGGTNRMNTLNISKATQGLANYLIKAFPEEAKNGTLSACVAYDSRHNHDKFSDITARVFAANGIKAYLFTSLRPTPELSYAIRILGCKTGVVVTASHNPPQYNGYKAYWDDGAQVVEPHDKGIIDEVNAVKEVKLIEKDEAVKAGKIVLIDKEIDDKFQAMIKSNLYRPELIKEKASSVKVVYTPLHGTGAMHVEKVLGDLGLNVITVPEQREGNGDFPTVEKPNPEEAPALKMAVELAEKEKADVVMATDPDADRFGTAFPDKNGKYVLVSGNQMGALLADYVLLSKKEFNKMPEKPVLIRSIVTSPFVDSIAKKYNVAVKECLTGFKWIAYDEGQMEKDGSGNYVFGLEESYGYLVETEVRDKDGISAAAMCAEMTLYWASKGKSLLEHLNDMYKEYGLFEDRAISKYFPGVQGPKIMGGIMTKLRTEGLTSLGGKKVVKIRDIQQQVAFDPANPSVKESLPWPKSNVLQFVLEGGTIVSARPSGTEPKIKFYINSTVPVSAKTDEALEEAKKAADKLCSDISEEINAVLNAAG; translated from the coding sequence ATGGAAGAGAAAGAAATACTTGAAAGAGCTGCAAAATATATTGCAGAAGAAAAAGACGATTCTTTCCGCAAGGAAGTTGAAGATTTAGTTGCAAAAAAAGACATGGCTGAACTAGAAGACCGTTTCTATCAGAGCCTTGAATTTGGAACAGGCGGACTTCGCGGTGTAATGGGCGGCGGAACAAACCGCATGAACACACTCAACATTTCAAAAGCAACTCAAGGTCTTGCAAACTATTTAATCAAGGCATTTCCAGAAGAAGCAAAGAACGGCACATTGAGCGCATGTGTAGCTTATGACAGCCGCCACAACCACGATAAATTTTCTGACATCACTGCAAGAGTTTTTGCCGCAAACGGAATCAAAGCATATCTTTTCACTTCGCTTCGCCCTACTCCAGAACTTTCTTACGCAATCAGAATTCTTGGATGCAAAACTGGCGTTGTTGTAACTGCAAGCCACAATCCGCCTCAGTACAACGGCTACAAAGCTTACTGGGACGATGGCGCGCAGGTTGTTGAGCCGCATGACAAAGGAATCATCGATGAAGTCAACGCAGTAAAAGAAGTAAAGCTTATCGAAAAAGACGAAGCTGTAAAGGCAGGAAAAATCGTTTTAATCGACAAGGAAATCGATGACAAATTCCAGGCAATGATAAAGTCAAATCTTTATCGTCCTGAACTCATAAAAGAAAAAGCAAGCAGCGTAAAAGTTGTATACACTCCGCTCCACGGAACTGGCGCAATGCACGTTGAAAAAGTTCTTGGAGATCTTGGACTGAATGTAATCACAGTTCCAGAACAGCGCGAAGGAAACGGCGACTTCCCGACAGTAGAAAAGCCAAATCCAGAAGAAGCCCCAGCACTTAAAATGGCAGTTGAACTTGCAGAAAAAGAAAAAGCTGATGTTGTAATGGCAACAGATCCAGATGCAGACAGATTCGGAACTGCATTCCCAGACAAAAACGGAAAATACGTTCTTGTTTCAGGAAACCAGATGGGCGCGCTTCTTGCAGACTATGTTCTTCTTTCAAAAAAAGAATTCAACAAGATGCCTGAAAAACCAGTTCTTATCCGCTCAATCGTAACTTCACCTTTCGTTGATTCAATTGCAAAAAAATACAATGTGGCTGTAAAAGAATGTCTTACAGGCTTCAAGTGGATTGCTTATGATGAAGGCCAGATGGAAAAAGACGGAAGCGGAAACTACGTATTCGGACTTGAAGAAAGCTACGGTTATCTTGTAGAAACAGAAGTACGCGACAAGGACGGAATTTCAGCAGCGGCAATGTGCGCAGAAATGACTCTTTACTGGGCAAGCAAAGGGAAATCTCTTCTTGAACATTTGAACGATATGTACAAGGAATACGGACTTTTTGAAGACCGCGCAATCAGCAAATATTTCCCTGGAGTACAAGGTCCAAAAATCATGGGCGGAATCATGACAAAACTCCGCACAGAAGGACTGACTTCTCTCGGCGGAAAAAAAGTTGTAAAGATTCGCGACATCCAGCAGCAGGTTGCTTTTGATCCGGCAAATCCATCTGTAAAAGAAAGTCTTCCTTGGCCAAAGAGCAATGTTCTTCAGTTTGTTCTTGAAGGCGGAACAATTGTAAGCGCACGCCCAAGCGGAACAGAACCAAAGATTAAGTTCTACATCAACAGCACAGTTCCAGTTTCTGCAAAAACAGACGAAGCATTGGAAGAAGCAAAGAAAGCTGCCGACAAACTCTGCTCAGATATTTCAGAAGAAATAAACGCAGTTCTTAACGCAGCAGGCTGA
- a CDS encoding SAM-dependent methyltransferase — MILSAVFSKPSKTCPEIFGKPYIKIRIWKNPSPSAKKQNEFQAEFFTEKQAFQKSFTAEQAREFIEKHAGTAFKNCIVKTDTEEITTMANKKGEIKVFRKAAKNFSAEQKFSNNFNRIKNYILQEGNPVPFLVELGVMTKDGKVVAQKYDKFRQINRFLEFINDIIESIEKLNGTSYTQENPLRIVDFGSGKSYLTFAVYYFLTELKKIPVCITGLDLKEDVIKNCDSLAKKLGCKNLEFKIGNIADYSSEKNPDIIITLHACDTATDFALDYAVKHNAKAILSVPCCQHEINIQLEKQKAKAESPFASIERFGILRERFAAIATDAIRAELLEQYGYSVQVLEFIDMSHTPKNILIRAVKKQSDNFKQESKIRMKTLLNELGCNQTLGKLLSKESEL, encoded by the coding sequence ATGATTTTAAGCGCAGTATTTTCAAAGCCGTCAAAAACTTGCCCGGAAATTTTTGGCAAGCCTTATATAAAAATTCGAATCTGGAAAAATCCGTCTCCTTCCGCAAAAAAGCAAAATGAATTTCAAGCTGAATTTTTTACGGAAAAGCAGGCATTCCAAAAAAGTTTCACTGCGGAACAAGCGCGGGAATTTATTGAAAAGCACGCAGGAACAGCTTTTAAAAACTGCATTGTAAAAACGGACACCGAAGAAATCACAACAATGGCAAACAAAAAAGGCGAAATAAAAGTTTTCAGAAAAGCTGCAAAAAATTTTTCAGCGGAACAAAAGTTTTCAAATAATTTCAACCGAATAAAAAATTATATTTTGCAAGAAGGAAATCCAGTTCCGTTTTTAGTTGAGCTTGGAGTTATGACAAAAGACGGAAAAGTAGTCGCGCAAAAATACGACAAGTTCCGGCAGATAAATAGATTCCTAGAATTTATAAATGACATAATTGAAAGCATTGAAAAGCTGAACGGAACTTCTTACACGCAAGAAAATCCGCTAAGAATTGTTGACTTCGGCTCAGGAAAATCTTATTTGACATTTGCAGTTTATTATTTTTTAACCGAGCTGAAAAAAATTCCCGTCTGCATAACAGGACTTGATTTAAAAGAAGATGTAATAAAAAACTGCGATTCACTTGCAAAAAAACTTGGATGCAAAAATCTTGAATTCAAAATTGGAAACATTGCGGATTATTCATCTGAAAAAAATCCGGACATAATAATCACACTTCACGCTTGCGACACAGCAACAGACTTCGCGCTCGACTATGCAGTTAAGCATAACGCAAAAGCAATTCTTTCTGTTCCTTGCTGCCAGCACGAAATAAACATCCAGCTTGAAAAACAAAAGGCCAAAGCAGAAAGTCCGTTCGCTTCAATTGAAAGATTTGGAATTCTACGTGAACGATTTGCCGCAATTGCAACTGATGCAATCCGAGCGGAACTTCTTGAGCAATACGGATACTCAGTTCAGGTTTTGGAATTCATCGACATGAGCCACACTCCAAAAAACATTTTAATCCGCGCTGTAAAAAAACAGTCAGACAATTTTAAACAAGAATCAAAAATCAGAATGAAAACTTTGCTTAATGAACTTGGCTGCAACCAAACATTGGGAAAACTTTTAAGCAAAGAATCAGAGCTATAG
- a CDS encoding ParA family protein: MGKVFVFVNQKGGVGKTTSAINIGAYIAVGGKKVLLVDFDSQGNMSSGVGVSKKKPTIYELLAGQSTIDETIKHSGVKNLDVISASIDLSGAAIELVDQENREYFLKNALAPVREKYDYILIDCPPSLGILTLNGLAAADAVLVPMQCEYFALEGITLLLQTVKKVQESINKNLVIGGIFFTMYDSRTRLAQDVVMQVKSYFKDVVFNTIIPRNVRLSEAPSHGEPICIYDPNCVGAKSYQRLAEEVTSRG; this comes from the coding sequence ATGGGAAAGGTATTTGTTTTTGTTAATCAGAAAGGTGGCGTTGGCAAGACTACATCTGCTATAAATATCGGGGCGTATATTGCTGTCGGCGGAAAAAAAGTTCTGCTCGTTGATTTTGACAGTCAGGGAAATATGTCCAGCGGCGTTGGAGTCAGCAAAAAAAAGCCTACCATTTACGAGCTTCTTGCGGGGCAGTCCACTATTGACGAAACTATAAAGCATTCAGGTGTAAAAAATCTTGATGTCATAAGCGCGTCTATTGATTTGTCTGGCGCGGCGATTGAGCTTGTAGATCAGGAAAACCGCGAGTACTTTTTAAAGAACGCCCTTGCTCCTGTCCGTGAAAAATATGATTACATTCTGATTGACTGTCCGCCTTCCCTTGGAATTCTTACATTGAACGGACTTGCCGCCGCAGATGCTGTTCTTGTTCCGATGCAGTGTGAATATTTTGCGCTTGAAGGAATCACTCTTCTTTTGCAGACAGTAAAAAAAGTTCAGGAAAGCATAAATAAAAATCTTGTAATCGGCGGAATATTTTTTACGATGTATGATTCAAGAACTCGTCTTGCGCAGGATGTTGTTATGCAGGTAAAAAGCTATTTCAAGGATGTTGTTTTCAATACGATTATTCCGCGCAACGTAAGACTTTCAGAAGCTCCTTCCCATGGCGAGCCGATTTGCATTTATGATCCGAATTGTGTTGGCGCAAAAAGCTATCAGAGACTTGCAGAAGAGGTAACCAGCCGTGGCTAA
- a CDS encoding divergent polysaccharide deacetylase family protein, with protein MSAKKQSRKRTAKKRTPRKKKPKIILDNKSVMLLSASIVFLCAVFLSMAFVFSSPKKEKQPKVANVEQLVLRQEQKNKPAEKNKISESKNQPKKVQSEKKEAVQKPVEIQPEIKKIPVEKKSEEKKPQPVSKPEVKKEEPKIASVNPPAKKTEEIKVEKYSIPPAKNGATLVFIIDDGGYDTYNLKLYTSLPFPIAIAVLPKLAHSKDCAVIVRNSGQELMLHQPMQAQNLKLNPGEGAILPDMSLSEVYRQVSENIAEIGPIKGLNNHEGSLITCDVMKIGAVLDAVLDNGIFFVDSRTSAQTKAPQAALERDMKILERDVFIDDIISKDEMLAQIYRGLGIANKNGKVIMIGHVDKSAKILPQLLNDMYPYLKQKGYKFAFPSQIQK; from the coding sequence ATGTCTGCAAAAAAACAAAGTCGTAAAAGAACTGCAAAAAAAAGAACTCCTCGCAAAAAGAAGCCAAAGATAATTCTTGACAACAAAAGTGTTATGCTTTTGTCCGCGTCGATTGTTTTTTTGTGCGCAGTTTTTCTTTCCATGGCTTTTGTTTTTTCGTCTCCAAAAAAAGAGAAGCAGCCAAAAGTTGCAAATGTTGAGCAGCTAGTTTTGCGTCAGGAACAAAAAAACAAGCCTGCTGAAAAAAATAAAATTTCAGAAAGCAAAAATCAGCCGAAAAAAGTTCAGTCTGAAAAAAAAGAAGCTGTTCAAAAGCCAGTTGAGATTCAGCCTGAAATAAAAAAAATTCCAGTTGAAAAAAAATCTGAAGAAAAAAAGCCTCAGCCAGTTTCCAAGCCGGAAGTGAAAAAAGAAGAGCCGAAAATTGCTTCTGTAAATCCGCCTGCGAAAAAAACTGAAGAAATAAAAGTTGAAAAATATTCGATTCCGCCTGCAAAAAACGGAGCGACTCTTGTTTTTATAATTGATGACGGCGGATACGACACTTACAATTTAAAGCTTTACACGAGCCTTCCTTTTCCGATTGCGATTGCGGTTCTTCCAAAACTTGCACATTCAAAAGATTGTGCGGTCATTGTAAGAAATTCTGGACAGGAACTTATGCTTCATCAGCCAATGCAGGCCCAGAATTTAAAGCTTAATCCCGGAGAGGGCGCGATTTTGCCAGATATGTCTTTGAGCGAAGTTTACAGGCAGGTTTCAGAAAATATTGCGGAAATCGGTCCGATAAAAGGGCTTAATAACCATGAAGGTTCCCTTATAACTTGCGATGTTATGAAAATTGGAGCGGTTCTTGATGCGGTTCTTGACAACGGAATTTTCTTTGTGGATTCCAGAACTTCCGCGCAGACAAAAGCTCCTCAAGCCGCATTGGAACGCGACATGAAAATTCTTGAGCGTGATGTTTTTATTGATGATATAATTTCCAAAGATGAAATGCTTGCTCAAATTTACCGCGGACTTGGAATTGCAAATAAAAATGGAAAAGTTATAATGATTGGCCACGTTGATAAATCTGCAAAGATTCTTCCGCAGCTTTTGAACGATATGTATCCGTATTTAAAACAAAAAGGATACAAGTTTGCTTTTCCGTCGCAGATTCAAAAATAA
- a CDS encoding ParB/RepB/Spo0J family partition protein, with protein sequence MAKHQGLGKGLGALMQEADLSEEISENGVQLKENASPVNLNLPAGISSDENGTLWVDPALLKPNPRQPRTYFDDEKLAELTESVRKEGILSPVIIEDANDGTFFIIAGERRTRAAKAAGLTKIPVQLRKYSEQRKLEVALIENIQRTDLNALEEAQAYYDLMELGNLTQDQVAERVGKNRSTVANCLRLLKLPEDIQKALVTDSISSGHARAILSLENDSDKRILFGKIIGQGLSVRQSENIAKEMKGGISSAAKTDFKPEQKKDPNLAALEQKLIERLGTKVQLKGGFSKGTISINYFSSEDLDRIFNLIVPDANL encoded by the coding sequence GTGGCTAAACATCAGGGATTAGGAAAAGGCCTTGGAGCCTTGATGCAGGAAGCTGATTTGTCCGAGGAAATTTCTGAGAATGGTGTTCAGCTTAAGGAAAATGCGTCTCCTGTAAATTTAAATCTTCCAGCTGGAATTTCTTCCGACGAAAACGGAACGCTTTGGGTTGATCCGGCTCTTTTAAAACCGAATCCTCGTCAGCCGCGAACTTACTTTGATGATGAAAAACTTGCGGAACTTACAGAGTCAGTGCGCAAGGAAGGAATTCTTTCGCCTGTAATAATAGAAGATGCAAACGACGGAACATTTTTTATCATTGCTGGTGAACGCCGTACTCGCGCAGCAAAAGCCGCAGGGCTTACAAAAATTCCTGTTCAGCTTAGAAAATATTCAGAGCAAAGGAAACTTGAAGTTGCACTTATAGAAAATATTCAGCGTACAGATTTGAATGCGCTGGAAGAAGCCCAGGCTTATTATGATTTGATGGAGCTTGGAAATTTGACGCAAGATCAGGTTGCGGAGCGTGTTGGAAAAAACAGATCGACTGTTGCGAACTGCCTTCGGCTTTTAAAGCTTCCAGAGGATATTCAAAAAGCGCTTGTTACAGATTCAATTTCTTCTGGACACGCGCGTGCTATTTTGAGCTTGGAAAATGATTCTGACAAGCGGATTCTTTTTGGAAAAATAATCGGGCAGGGACTTTCCGTAAGGCAGTCTGAAAATATTGCCAAGGAAATGAAAGGCGGAATTTCTTCGGCTGCAAAAACTGATTTTAAACCAGAGCAAAAAAAAGATCCGAATCTTGCGGCACTTGAACAAAAACTGATTGAGCGGCTTGGAACAAAAGTTCAGTTGAAAGGCGGATTCAGCAAGGGAACAATTTCTATAAATTATTTTTCTTCTGAAGATTTGGACCGCATTTTTAACTTGATTGTACCGGACGCAAACTTGTAG
- a CDS encoding MATE family efflux transporter — MTVKKDFSEGSLFKNILIFSLPLIFTNLLQTFFNMTDIAVLGRFANPSSVGSVGSTTILVFLCTGILIGFGSAVNVIVAFFIGAKNEKDICETVHTSAIVCLVAGFLVGAAGIIFSRSVLNLMSTKPVLIEGAVLYFRIYMVGLPALAFYNFGNGILSAEGDTKSPLLFLFISGIFNVVLDLLLVIHFKMDIAGVAIASVVALYVSAFLVFIKLHRKTDSLALRFSKLKVNKSKLVRLLKIAIPAGLQNAIFGFANLFIQIGVNSFDASMVVANSAASNSDPLVYNIMSAFYVACSTFIGQNYGAGKKSRVLKSYFISLACSFCFALFLGILLFVFGRNFISIFISDSAIIELGMKRLSIMAWSYCISAFMDCTIAASRGLGQTSVPTVIVILGSCVFRIAWIFTVFAYFKTIESLYLLFAFSWTITAAAEIFYFARLYKRKFSVSALKAQQ; from the coding sequence ATGACAGTTAAAAAAGATTTTTCTGAAGGTTCGCTTTTTAAAAATATTTTAATTTTCAGTTTGCCTCTCATTTTTACAAATCTTCTCCAGACTTTTTTCAACATGACTGATATTGCTGTTTTGGGACGCTTTGCAAATCCGTCTTCTGTTGGCTCGGTTGGCTCTACGACAATTCTTGTTTTTTTGTGCACTGGAATTCTTATTGGTTTTGGTTCTGCCGTTAACGTTATTGTGGCTTTTTTTATAGGCGCAAAAAATGAAAAGGACATTTGCGAAACTGTTCATACATCCGCGATTGTTTGCCTTGTTGCCGGATTTCTTGTTGGTGCTGCCGGAATAATTTTTTCCCGCTCCGTTTTAAATTTGATGAGCACAAAGCCGGTTCTTATTGAAGGCGCGGTTTTGTATTTTAGAATTTACATGGTCGGGCTTCCTGCTCTTGCTTTTTATAATTTCGGAAATGGAATTCTTAGCGCGGAAGGAGATACGAAGTCGCCTTTGCTTTTTCTTTTTATTTCTGGAATTTTCAATGTTGTTCTGGATTTGCTTTTAGTCATTCATTTTAAAATGGATATTGCTGGAGTTGCAATTGCAAGCGTTGTAGCTCTTTATGTTTCAGCATTTCTTGTTTTTATAAAACTGCACAGAAAAACTGATTCTCTTGCGTTGCGCTTTTCCAAGCTTAAAGTCAACAAATCAAAGCTTGTTCGCCTTTTGAAGATTGCAATTCCTGCCGGGCTGCAGAATGCGATTTTTGGATTTGCAAATCTTTTTATTCAGATTGGAGTTAATTCTTTTGACGCTTCTATGGTTGTTGCAAATTCCGCGGCTTCAAATTCAGATCCGCTCGTTTACAATATTATGAGCGCGTTTTATGTGGCTTGCTCAACTTTCATAGGACAGAATTACGGCGCTGGAAAAAAATCCAGAGTTTTAAAAAGTTATTTTATAAGTCTTGCCTGCTCATTCTGTTTTGCATTGTTCTTGGGAATTTTGCTTTTTGTCTTTGGAAGAAATTTTATTTCGATTTTTATTTCAGATTCTGCGATTATAGAACTTGGGATGAAGCGGCTTTCGATAATGGCTTGGTCTTATTGCATTTCAGCATTTATGGATTGCACAATTGCGGCTTCCCGCGGACTTGGACAGACTTCCGTTCCGACTGTAATTGTTATTCTTGGCTCGTGCGTTTTTAGAATCGCCTGGATTTTCACCGTGTTTGCATATTTTAAAACAATTGAATCTCTTTATTTGCTTTTTGCATTTTCCTGGACAATTACCGCTGCGGCTGAAATTTTTTACTTTGCAAGACTTTACAAGCGGAAGTTTTCAGTTTCTGCATTAAAAGCACAGCAATAA